From Acidobacteriota bacterium, one genomic window encodes:
- a CDS encoding LytTR family DNA-binding domain-containing protein gives MSATQPLLRVFLVDDEPLALKRLARLLKATGRVEVVGSTTDPEAAFGFLSTENVDALFLDIQMPGLNGFELLSRLASQPLVVFTTAFDQYALRAFEVNSIDYLLKPIESEHLDRAIDKIERLRGSATRPDLRDVVERLAAALRSGGAGYADKVASRSGDRVQFIALRRVTHFLARDKLTYAVTSDKSYVVDSTIGELEQKLDPNKFIRIHRSTLLNLDHVREVHSWFAGGVVVRLKDEKRTELPVARDRVRALKQRLGF, from the coding sequence ATGAGCGCGACTCAACCTCTACTTCGCGTTTTTCTTGTAGACGATGAGCCGCTCGCGTTGAAGCGGCTTGCGCGCTTGCTAAAGGCTACCGGCCGAGTCGAAGTCGTCGGCAGCACCACCGATCCCGAGGCCGCGTTCGGTTTTCTATCCACCGAGAACGTGGACGCCTTATTTCTCGACATCCAGATGCCCGGGCTGAACGGGTTCGAGCTGCTGTCGCGGCTGGCCTCGCAGCCGCTGGTCGTATTTACGACCGCGTTCGATCAATATGCGCTGCGCGCGTTCGAAGTGAACTCGATCGACTACCTGCTCAAGCCAATAGAAAGCGAACATCTCGATCGCGCGATCGATAAGATCGAGCGGCTTCGCGGAAGCGCGACAAGACCCGACCTTCGCGACGTAGTCGAGCGTCTCGCCGCGGCGTTGCGATCAGGCGGAGCCGGTTACGCGGATAAGGTCGCGTCACGAAGCGGCGACCGCGTTCAGTTCATCGCGCTTCGCCGTGTCACGCATTTTCTTGCCAGGGACAAGCTGACTTATGCCGTGACTTCGGATAAGAGTTACGTCGTCGACTCGACGATCGGCGAGCTCGAGCAAAAGCTCGATCCCAACAAGTTCATTCGCATACATCGCTCGACGTTGCTGAACCTGGATCACGTGCGGGAGGTGCATTCGTGGTTCGCGGGAGGCGTGGTCGTGCGCTTGAAAGACGAGAAGCGGACCGAGCTTCCGGTGGCCCGCGATCGGGTGCGGGCGTTGAAGCAGCGTCTCGGCTTCTAG
- a CDS encoding histidine kinase, translated as MSSIADQPARRKSFALTLVLILCVNASSALAVLVLNWLLTTSMTSSQLVSVLITSLVYANCCGTIMALVMPRVAPHCARQPFPLSWVYYVTTLLMLSAIGCLIAVFILTRMGIFPPAHYWVYFRSTLVVAIVIALIIGVSRYLYEGLKHRLEVTTRKLQLKELEEERARKLAIEARLSSLESRIHPHFLFNTLNSISSLIQEDPKLAERLVERLAALLRFSLDSNQTSTVPLGRELKIVNDYLEIEKARFGDKLHYSIDVPAELQAIEVPPLSVQTLVENSLKHVVAARREGGEVRITARLAGSRVTIEVRDDGPGFNADAIKAGHGLDNLQSRLTALFDEQAALELSRRDNLTAVTISIPWSAGVPPAYV; from the coding sequence ATGAGCAGCATCGCTGATCAACCGGCAAGGCGAAAATCATTTGCGCTTACGCTCGTTCTGATCCTGTGTGTCAACGCCTCTTCCGCGCTGGCCGTGCTCGTGCTGAACTGGCTATTGACCACCAGTATGACGAGTTCGCAGCTCGTCAGCGTGCTGATCACGTCGCTCGTCTACGCCAACTGCTGCGGAACCATAATGGCGCTGGTGATGCCTCGGGTAGCGCCTCACTGCGCACGTCAGCCGTTCCCTCTTAGCTGGGTTTACTACGTGACCACTCTGCTCATGCTGTCGGCGATTGGTTGCTTGATCGCGGTGTTCATCTTGACCAGGATGGGCATCTTTCCGCCGGCGCATTACTGGGTGTACTTTCGGTCTACGCTTGTGGTGGCGATAGTAATCGCGCTGATCATCGGCGTGAGCAGGTACCTGTACGAAGGCCTGAAGCATAGACTTGAAGTAACGACTCGCAAGCTCCAACTGAAAGAGCTCGAAGAAGAGCGCGCGCGCAAGCTCGCCATCGAAGCGCGGCTGTCTTCGCTCGAGTCGCGTATCCATCCTCACTTCTTGTTCAACACGCTCAACTCGATTTCATCGTTGATTCAGGAGGACCCGAAGCTGGCCGAGCGATTGGTGGAACGGCTGGCCGCCCTTCTGCGGTTCTCGCTCGATTCGAATCAAACCAGCACGGTGCCGCTCGGCCGTGAGCTGAAGATCGTCAATGACTATCTCGAAATCGAGAAGGCGCGCTTTGGCGATAAGCTGCACTACTCGATTGATGTTCCGGCTGAGCTTCAAGCGATCGAGGTTCCGCCTTTGTCCGTGCAGACGCTGGTCGAGAACAGTCTGAAGCACGTGGTTGCGGCGAGGCGCGAGGGCGGCGAAGTTCGCATCACCGCGCGTTTGGCCGGCAGTCGAGTGACCATCGAAGTTCGCGACGACGGGCCCGGCTTCAATGCGGATGCCATCAAAGCCGGTCATGGGCTGGACAATCTTCAGTCGCGATTGACCGCGCTGTTTGATGAGCAGGCAGCGCTGGAGTTGTCGAGACGCGATAATCTTACCGCGGTTACGATCTCGATTCCCTGGAGCGCTGGAGTCCCGCCCGCCTATGTTTAG